In Jejubacter calystegiae, the following are encoded in one genomic region:
- a CDS encoding 4Fe-4S dicluster domain-containing protein, with amino-acid sequence MNRFIFADAAKCIGCRTCEVACAVAHRAEHSVQGLTAQTLLSRIQVVKEGKVSVALACRQCEAAPCAGACPTGALWREGGAIRMRDADCIGCKHCMVVCPFGAINIVAAPAGEGMQIVKCDLCHERAGGPACVSVCPTGALGCLDDRALTAAGVRKRQRTACVPSAME; translated from the coding sequence ATGAACCGTTTTATTTTCGCCGATGCGGCAAAGTGCATCGGTTGCCGGACCTGTGAAGTGGCCTGTGCGGTGGCTCACCGGGCGGAGCACAGCGTACAGGGATTAACTGCACAGACGCTGCTGTCGCGCATTCAGGTGGTGAAAGAAGGGAAGGTGTCTGTGGCGCTGGCCTGTCGTCAGTGCGAAGCGGCGCCTTGTGCCGGCGCTTGCCCCACCGGCGCTTTGTGGCGCGAAGGCGGCGCAATCCGTATGCGTGATGCGGATTGCATTGGCTGTAAGCACTGCATGGTAGTTTGCCCGTTCGGCGCCATTAATATCGTGGCAGCCCCGGCAGGTGAGGGGATGCAGATAGTGAAGTGCGATCTGTGCCACGAACGGGCAGGCGGCCCGGCCTGCGTTAGCGTCTGCCCTACCGGGGCGCTCGGCTGTCTGGATGACCGGGCGTTAACCGCCGCTGGCGTACGCAAACGACAGCGAACGGCCTGCGTGCCGTCGGCTATGGAGTAG